The segment AACTCATATCTGCAAATGTCAAACATGGCACTTCCAAAGCATTTGATGAAGATACTGCTGTATTCATTACTATGTCTCAAGAATTGAAGGAAGAAGGGAACAAGCTTTTTCAGAAGCATGATCATGAAGGGTCTATGTTGAAGTATGAAAAAGCTCTTAATTTGCTTCCACCTAATCATATTGATGTTGCTTATTTGCATACTAATATGGCTGCTTGTTATATGCAAATTGGTCTTGGTGATTATCCTAGAGCAATAACTGAATGTAATTTGGCACTTCAAGTTGCTCCAAAGTATACTAAAGCTTTGTTGAAGAGAGCAAAGTGTTATCAATCATTGAATAGGCTCAAATTGGCTTTAAGGGATGTTAACCTTGTTTTGAGTATTGAACCCAATAATTTGACTGCGCTTGATATTGCAGGGGCGTTGGAACAGAAAGGGGTAAAAATTGAAGAATCGGAAGTAGTTGTTGAGCCTCCGGTTTCTACTAAGGTTGTAGTGAAGtctaaaaagaagaagagtaaCAAATTTGACAGAAAGAAAGTTGAGGAAAAGGTGGTTGTGGAGGAGAAAAAAAGTGTTAAGGAAGAAAAGATAGTGACAAGAACAGTCAAATTGGTATTTGAGGAGGATATTAGATGGGCACAGTTACCAGTGGATTGCAGTATTAGACTTGTTAGGGACATTGTTCTCGATCGATTCCCAAACTTGAAGGGTGCATTGATCAAGTATAGGGATCAAGAAGGTGACTTGGTTACTATAACCACCACTGATGAGCTTAGGTTGGTTGAATCATCTGCTGCTCCTCAGACTTCTTTAAGACTCTACGTTGTACAAGTTTCTCCAGATAAAGAACCTGTATATGAGGGAATGAGTGGTGAAGAAGATATGAATTCCAGCAGTTACAAATCAACTATCCTCACAGATGATGGGCATCTGGAGAAAGAAAGGCAATCGAATAAAGGGACAACTTGTGTTGAAGACTGGATCATCCAATTTGCGCGGCTGTTCAAAAATCATGTTGGCTTTGATTGCGACCCATATCTGGATCTTCATGAGATAGGTATGAAACTCTACTGTGAAACTATGGAGGACACTGTTACAGGTGAAGAAGCACAAGAGCTTTTTGGAATTGCTGCAGCTAAGTTCCAAGAGATGGCAGCTTTGTCTTTATTTAATTGGGGAAATGTTCATATGTCCAGAGCAAGGAAGCGCGTATACTTTACTGAAGACGGTTCTCGGGAGTCTATGTTGAAGCAGGTTAAATCTGCATATGATTGGGctgaaaaagaatatgaaatggCAGGACGTAGGTATGGAGAGGCTCTTAGGCTCAAGCCTGATTTCTATGAAGGCCTTCTTGCACTTGGTCAGCAGCAGTTTGAACACGCAAAACTCTCCTGGTACTATTTGATTGGAAGCAAAGTTGAGTTAGAGACGGGGACTTGTGCTGAGATCTTGGAGCTGTATAACAAGGCAGAGGATAGCATGGAAAGAGGAACAGAAATGTGGGAGGAGATGGAAGAACAACGTCTTAAtggactctccaaaaatgatgaatataaaGCTCTATTGCAGAAAATGGGATTGGATGGTCTACTTAAAGATGAATCAGCCGAAGAAACTGAAGAGCAAGCTGCAAATATGAGGTCTCAGATTTACCTCTTATGGGGTACCATGCTCTACGAACGTTCCGTGGTGGAATTTAAGCTGGGATTACCAACTTGGGAAGAATGTTTGGAGGTTGCAATGGAAAAGTTTGAACTAGCTGGAGCATCTCAAATTGATATCGCAGTTATGATAAAGAACCACTGTTCCAATGAAACTGCTCTTGAAGGTACAatatgaacaattttttttctttctattttacaTACATTTTATGCTGAATTAAGTGATATATTTCCTTGCCATCTTGCACCTGTTCCTTTCCAGGTTTTAAGGTCGATGAGATAGTGCAGGCATGGAAAGAGATGTATGATACTAATAGGTGGCAGACTGGGGTTCCAGCTTTCAGGCTAGAACCATTATTCCGTCGCCGTGTTTCAAATCTCCATACTGTATTGGAAAGTTTTTGAGTTACAGTATCTGTGGTTGATCGTTACATGGGAGCAAAGGATATCTGTCATTACCTCTCAATTTTGTGTGGCTGTATGTTGCCAAGTCAATGGGTCAGTCTGCTTTTCCATTTTCTCGGTTTTTTACAATAAGTTATTCATCTTTTGCATGCTAGTATTGCTAAATTTTGTGAGAGGAAGTTGAAGCACATTGCAGTTGTGGTATGTTATGTTGCACTCTACGCATTCATCCCTTTAAACTTATTATGCAGAGAACACAAGTATAACTCAAAATTGTAGGCAAGATAAAGAGAACAGAATATTTCAGAGATGCAAATTAATTGCAGTAGAATGTCATCTTATGGCAAATTTTTTCtgtcttaattaaaatatttatcaccTAGCATCCAAGGATGTGACTTAGTGGTAAATGAAGTGGGCTTAGAGCCATGAGGTCTCACGTCCAAATTCCAATAGAGACAAAAGCAAGTGATGATTTTTTTCCATATCTGTCCTAGACTTGGTGGACAAAGTTACCTGGTACCATATATTGTGGAATTAGTATAGGTGCATGCAAGCTGGGTCTGACACCAcggttataaaaaaatattaatcaccTAATTAGAACTAGTTATCACGATAGTTATCAAAAGTGTTTTGGGCGACTGTTCTTGCCTGGCTCAGGTTTTGTCATGCAGTCATTTCATTTACCAGTCAAAATGTTTATCTAGCTGTCATTTTGAACAGGTCTCAACATAGAATGAGACTAGGGTGAGCATTTGGTACTTCGGTTTGGTAATTTGGTTTTCGGGTTTCCAATATTGTGTGCCGAATACTGTACCAAACTAATCGGTCCCTCGGTGTTTATTTAAATGAAACAGCTAATGGAAGTGCCAAACATCCAGACCCTTGCTAGCATTCTTGGGTGTGGTGTAGGTAATCTGCCCACAGTGTACTTAGGGATGCATTTAGGCAGAAAACATAAGGATCTGGAGATTTGGGATAGCATTATAGAGAAAGCCAACAAGAAGTTGTCTCAGTGGAAAGCCCAGTATCTTTCACTAGGAGGAAGGGTCACACTAATCAACTCACTGTTGGATTTGCTTCCCACCTATGTGATGTCTCTATTTCCTATACCCGCAATTGTGATTAAGAAGCTAAACAAATTGAGGAGAGACTTCCTATGGAAAGGCAACAAGGAAGAAAAGTCTACTGTTTAAATGGTTATGGAGGTATAATGTAGAAGAATCAACTCTATGGAGGGAGGTCATTTCCCACAAGTTTGGCCAATCTAGTCCATGGTGCTCCAATGAGGTGATTTACACTTATGTGATGGGGGTTTGGAGGACTATCAGATCATTATGGCCAATGCTACAGCAATCCAGAACAGGGGTTGTAGATGGCACCAATACCCTGTTCTGGAAGGAGATTTGGATAGGGCAAGTTCCTTTACAGGAAGTTCATCCTGATCTTATGATGCTAAGTAGTAATACTGAAGCAACCATTGCTGAGAGTTGGTCAAACCAAGGGTGGAATCTCAAATTTTAGAAGGCATCTTAATGACTGGGAGGATGATAGGGTGGCAACCTTTTTGTGTGAAGTGGAGAATTATGCTGGCACCACTATGCTATCTGATACACTGAGATGACATCTTTCAAAGGATGACATTTTCTCTGTGAAAATTTTACAAGAGGAACAATAGTGTGAGCAAGGTGAGTGCTCAAGCATCTGGAAGAGCATGGCTCCTATCAATGTTAAATGTTTCACTTGGCTTGTGGTGAAGGGAGCATGTTTGACACATGAGGTTCTACAGAAGAAGGGGAGAAAAGTAGTGACGAGATGTTTTTTGTGCAATGAGACTTGGGGAGACAAACAACCATCTTTTTTTACATTTCAAGTTTACTTCACAATTGTGGAACCTATTTCTCAGCCTCACAAAGACCGAGTGGACAATGCCTGAGTATACTGCTGACTTGATGAGCTGCTGGATAAAAATAGGAGGTAGCAAGAGTCAGATAACACGGTGGAGGATAATTCCTTTGATGTATATGGCGGACAgtatggaaagaaagaaatgggaGATGTTTTGAAGCCAAGATCAGGTCCATACATGATGTGAATTGGAACTGTTTAGTGTTCTTATTCTCTTGGTGCTAAGGAAATTGTATAGAGTCTAACCTTACTaccttgtaatttttttttgtactaaACTAcgaattatcaaaaaaaaagaacttctaATTGTCAAGGCAAACAACAGCTTAAATTTAGCAACAGCCAGCTTAAAATTCAGCAAACGCACCAGCCAATCAACTAACAACACTACAGTAGCTTAAAATTCAGCAGAACTGCAGGTCTGCAGCAGCTTAAAATTTGCAAGCCCAAAAGTCGGCCAAAGTGAACACCATGTCTTGAAATGAAAATGCAGCCTCACTAGTCACCAAGGCAAATCAAGCAGCAGCTAAACAACTAACAACTGCCTTTTGCTAAGGGAAAAAACTAGCAACAACCATATACAAATATCTTAAATTCATGATCAAACACAAACAATCACAAATTAAGTCTAAAATCCACCAAATTCGAAACATAAGGTTATACGGATCAGCCTTTCTTGATAGAAATGACGCTCAAGACATCTCTTGATTTGTTTCATTAAATTACTTGTCCCATTAGTTCTTGGATGCAAATTAAGTATCACACCACATGTCAAGCATCTTGCTTTCTGCCTTAGTTCATTGTCTTGAACCACGGCAATATGTTCCCAAATCAGTGAGGTGAACTTTAGGAGGGCATGGACTCCAACCTGATAAAAAGTAAGATAAAACCAGATGTTATAATATAGCTTTCATgatgaaagaataaaattacAAAGTATGAAAGGATATTACCATACAAATAAAGTATTGAACCCACCACTAGTAGCAAATTGCAATCTTACATCAACAATGCAAGAGTCTCTTGCATTCATTGCCATCTCTAAagataatttaatcaattactTCATACAACATAAACATGTATTTTTTGCACTAAAGCACACATACAAAAGAGAAATACAAAACCTTACCAATTTCAAATTGCTCAAGATACTTCCAAGTTTTCTTTAGCACGTGATTAGTCTCTTCTCTAAGCCAATCTTGGACACAAACAAGCGTTTGTACACATTTAGGTGGTAATGAACATCTAAATGGTTCAAGAACATGACCACCGGTATTAAATGCTTCTTATGGTGTGTGGATGTACAAATTTACCCATTTTGTTACATCTTATGTTTCTTTTTAGGTGATTGATAGGCATCGAGAAAAAGAGACGTGGTATGCATACACATGAACATAAGCATTTATTCCTAAAGTGATCATGTAGCGAAGACTGCAAATGTCTTCAACAGACTCAATTGTTTTCTCTTAGTTTGGTATAGGATCTTGTTTGATAGTCAAGGATCTAGATAAAGGCTCATACTCCTTTTTatcagataaagtaaaatattattcaaatcAGTATGAAGAAGTTAACGTGAGGAAATACAAAACAGCAAAGTATTACATTTCCTCCCCTATTTCCTCATATCACCGGTCAAATTTCTACCCTACAACCCTTGCGCCAAAAGTAcagtttcatttttttgatgATTGTGGTGTCTGGTCTAGCTTTGGtgcacctcaactaattccTCATGATACCTACTGCCTCCCACCAACTACAGGTACTAACTCTGTCCACCAAGGCTATGAAAGATGGTAAGAAATAACCTGGTGTCTTTTTGTCTTTGTTGGGATTCAAAC is part of the Solanum pennellii chromosome 8, SPENNV200 genome and harbors:
- the LOC107028700 gene encoding protein PHOX1, encoding MGKPTGKKKTQLISANVKHGTSKAFDEDTAVFITMSQELKEEGNKLFQKHDHEGSMLKYEKALNLLPPNHIDVAYLHTNMAACYMQIGLGDYPRAITECNLALQVAPKYTKALLKRAKCYQSLNRLKLALRDVNLVLSIEPNNLTALDIAGALEQKGVKIEESEVVVEPPVSTKVVVKSKKKKSNKFDRKKVEEKVVVEEKKSVKEEKIVTRTVKLVFEEDIRWAQLPVDCSIRLVRDIVLDRFPNLKGALIKYRDQEGDLVTITTTDELRLVESSAAPQTSLRLYVVQVSPDKEPVYEGMSGEEDMNSSSYKSTILTDDGHLEKERQSNKGTTCVEDWIIQFARLFKNHVGFDCDPYLDLHEIGMKLYCETMEDTVTGEEAQELFGIAAAKFQEMAALSLFNWGNVHMSRARKRVYFTEDGSRESMLKQVKSAYDWAEKEYEMAGRRYGEALRLKPDFYEGLLALGQQQFEHAKLSWYYLIGSKVELETGTCAEILELYNKAEDSMERGTEMWEEMEEQRLNGLSKNDEYKALLQKMGLDGLLKDESAEETEEQAANMRSQIYLLWGTMLYERSVVEFKLGLPTWEECLEVAMEKFELAGASQIDIAVMIKNHCSNETALEGFKVDEIVQAWKEMYDTNRWQTGVPAFRLEPLFRRRVSNLHTVLESF